A window of the Amycolatopsis solani genome harbors these coding sequences:
- a CDS encoding MFS transporter: MRNFFALHRNVRLRIGLAFVHKLIDAMILTFIAIYLAAHVGVAVAGALILVFAAFAVVGMLAGGHLSERWGRRPVLIIGDLVGTAFLALMAVAYYAGWGALAVYFSYAIVKFGTNLALPANDATIIDVTPPADRKFVYTVNYWVINIALGTGALLGAFLYSRHFGAVILGGAIGMAFALTITVTLVAETKPDTPRPPTKLTGLAQFAEGYKVVLADSTFRRLIIAATLILTLEGQLSTAIGIRLSTDFPTQPVFPFGDVTGVQMLGVLKAVNTVLVVVFALVVNTLLRRMPDRSRLYAGIALYAGGFAVLAVTDNAWLLLAAVVVLTVGELMNLPVQQALLAELAPEEGRPRYLAAYYLHIRFGQVVNSVLVSLSAVLATQGMAAIYLLFGVVIILQYRVILARRATPAATPVPETLGR; this comes from the coding sequence ATGAGGAACTTCTTCGCACTGCACCGCAACGTCCGGCTCCGGATCGGGCTGGCGTTCGTCCACAAGCTGATCGACGCGATGATCCTCACGTTCATCGCCATCTACCTGGCCGCGCACGTCGGGGTGGCCGTGGCCGGCGCGCTGATCCTGGTGTTCGCCGCGTTCGCCGTCGTCGGCATGCTGGCCGGCGGGCACCTCTCCGAACGCTGGGGACGGCGGCCCGTGCTCATCATCGGTGACCTCGTCGGCACGGCGTTCCTCGCGCTGATGGCGGTCGCCTACTACGCCGGCTGGGGCGCGCTCGCGGTGTACTTCAGTTACGCCATCGTGAAGTTCGGGACGAACCTCGCGCTGCCGGCCAACGACGCGACGATCATCGACGTCACCCCGCCCGCCGACCGCAAGTTCGTCTACACGGTCAACTACTGGGTCATCAACATCGCCCTCGGCACCGGCGCCCTGCTCGGTGCTTTCCTCTACAGCCGGCACTTCGGCGCGGTCATCCTCGGCGGCGCGATCGGCATGGCCTTCGCCCTCACCATCACCGTCACACTGGTGGCGGAGACCAAACCGGACACCCCGCGGCCGCCCACCAAGCTCACCGGGCTCGCGCAGTTCGCCGAGGGCTACAAGGTGGTGCTCGCCGACTCGACGTTCCGGCGGCTGATCATCGCCGCCACCCTGATCCTCACCCTCGAAGGCCAGCTGAGCACGGCGATCGGGATCCGGCTGTCGACGGACTTCCCGACGCAGCCGGTCTTCCCGTTCGGCGACGTCACCGGCGTGCAGATGCTCGGCGTGCTCAAAGCAGTGAACACCGTGCTGGTGGTCGTCTTCGCGCTGGTCGTCAACACGCTGCTGCGCCGGATGCCCGATCGTTCCCGGCTCTACGCGGGCATCGCCTTGTACGCGGGCGGGTTCGCGGTGCTCGCGGTCACCGACAACGCTTGGCTGCTGCTCGCCGCCGTCGTCGTGCTGACCGTCGGCGAACTGATGAACCTGCCGGTCCAGCAGGCGCTGCTGGCGGAGCTGGCGCCGGAGGAGGGCCGGCCGCGGTACCTGGCCGCGTACTACCTCCACATCCGGTTCGGCCAGGTCGTCAACTCGGTGCTGGTCAGCCTGAGCGCGGTGCTGGCCACGCAGGGGATGGCCGCGATCTACCTGCTCTTCGGCGTCGTGATCATCCTGCAGTACCGGGTGATCCTGGCCCGCCGCGCAACGCCAGCGGCCACTCCCGTCCCCGAAACCCTGGGAAGGTAA
- a CDS encoding DUF362 domain-containing protein, giving the protein MTEQVALTAVGDDAGVPDGLDRLLDLLGAPLSGLRAGDEVLIKPNLFQTRPGFHVSPALLAAIARVVAEHGAQPVIAERTHAIYELLNDHEAAKYARIVSFDDLPLRITGIPGATSLRVPIAVPELILDCDFFIGVPQLRTHASVVYSNAMKNLVGLLPGYTTRIVHMAGVDESTVDLNVMRPQDLVVCDGTTVIEGNYPMDGQAREVGFLAASRNAVALDVAVGTLAGFDPDSVAYLRDAHARGMGPLSLDDIELLGTPLSEVAFDMVKAPVDIVVPREGIHVYAEHACPACSRFVAGAMKALAEELCAWDGEMTVISGPQVELPPLRGEVVLVGNCLYESRDLGIFVEGCPPRAIQLAAFRYAMGKPVGDHERTQFRVPAGVR; this is encoded by the coding sequence ATGACTGAGCAGGTCGCCCTCACGGCGGTCGGCGATGACGCCGGCGTGCCGGACGGCCTGGACCGGCTGCTCGACCTGCTCGGCGCGCCGCTGTCGGGGCTGCGGGCCGGCGACGAGGTGCTGATCAAGCCGAACCTGTTCCAGACCAGGCCGGGGTTCCACGTCAGCCCGGCACTGCTGGCGGCGATCGCCCGGGTCGTCGCCGAGCACGGGGCCCAGCCGGTGATCGCCGAGCGGACACACGCGATCTACGAACTGCTGAACGACCACGAAGCCGCGAAGTACGCCCGGATCGTCAGCTTCGACGACCTGCCACTGCGGATCACCGGCATCCCGGGCGCGACCTCGCTGCGGGTGCCGATCGCCGTCCCCGAACTGATCCTGGACTGCGACTTCTTCATCGGGGTCCCGCAGCTGCGCACGCACGCGAGCGTCGTCTACTCGAACGCGATGAAGAACCTCGTCGGGCTGCTGCCCGGGTACACCACCCGGATCGTCCACATGGCGGGCGTCGACGAGTCCACCGTGGACCTCAATGTGATGCGGCCGCAGGACCTCGTGGTGTGCGACGGGACCACGGTCATCGAGGGCAACTACCCGATGGACGGCCAGGCGCGGGAGGTCGGGTTCCTCGCCGCGAGCCGCAACGCCGTCGCGCTCGACGTCGCCGTCGGCACGCTGGCCGGGTTCGACCCGGACAGCGTGGCGTACCTGCGGGACGCGCACGCCCGTGGCATGGGTCCGTTGTCGCTGGACGACATCGAGCTGCTCGGCACGCCACTGTCCGAAGTGGCCTTCGACATGGTCAAGGCGCCGGTCGACATCGTCGTGCCGCGCGAGGGGATCCACGTGTACGCGGAGCACGCGTGCCCGGCGTGCAGCCGGTTCGTGGCCGGGGCGATGAAGGCGCTGGCCGAGGAGCTGTGCGCCTGGGACGGGGAGATGACGGTCATCTCGGGGCCGCAGGTGGAGCTGCCGCCGTTGCGCGGGGAAGTGGTGCTCGTCGGCAACTGCCTGTACGAGAGCCGGGACCTCGGGATCTTCGTCGAAGGCTGCCCGCCGCGGGCGATCCAGCTCGCCGCGTTCCGGTACGCGATGGGCAAGCCGGTCGGCGACCACGAGCGGACGCAGTTCCGGGTGCCGGCGGGCGTGCGATGA
- a CDS encoding anthranilate synthase component I family protein, with the protein MITSALSAGDRLHRHVVSLATTVDPVAAAAALRPAGRVMLTAGPGGSSPVLAVGELAVLSHPGGGAPLTAAVDLLRSLDLPPGTTDAEAAWFGFLAYDAARDFERLPSRHPATGRPSYEFFLPEVLVAGGRVIGRGPTAAAARTAAKQVARTLDRLVVAPLGTVAVGTGRFGFAYDEYVDAVRRAQQHILDGDVFQLVLSNAWTAPATVDGLSVYKRLTGINPSPYHFWYGGPRFEAVGASPEPCLTLAGGRALIRPLAGTRPRGLDGRADRLAEDDLRSSVKELAEHRMLVDLARNDLGRVCRPGSVSVSRLMAVERYSHVMHLTSDVWGEPAVERGTDELIRATFPAGTMTGTPKVRAMEIIEALEPSRRWLYSGAVGSFGVSHVDLYLTIRSMVWCDGEIRLQAGGGIVHDSDPAEEYAECLAKLGSGARALGVTVEGTAA; encoded by the coding sequence ATGATCACGTCCGCGCTGTCGGCGGGGGACCGGTTGCACCGCCACGTCGTTTCCCTGGCCACCACGGTCGATCCGGTGGCTGCCGCCGCGGCGCTCCGCCCGGCCGGACGGGTGATGCTCACGGCGGGGCCGGGCGGCTCGTCGCCCGTACTGGCCGTCGGCGAGCTGGCCGTCCTGTCGCACCCCGGCGGCGGTGCCCCCTTGACCGCCGCCGTTGACCTGCTGCGGAGCCTGGACCTGCCGCCGGGCACCACGGACGCCGAGGCGGCCTGGTTCGGGTTCCTCGCCTATGACGCGGCGCGGGACTTCGAACGGCTCCCGAGCCGGCACCCGGCGACCGGACGGCCGTCGTACGAGTTCTTCCTGCCCGAGGTGCTGGTCGCCGGCGGCCGCGTGATCGGCCGCGGCCCGACCGCTGCCGCCGCGCGGACGGCGGCCAAGCAGGTCGCCCGCACCCTGGACCGGCTCGTCGTCGCTCCACTCGGGACGGTCGCCGTGGGCACCGGCCGGTTCGGCTTCGCCTACGACGAGTACGTCGACGCGGTGCGCCGCGCGCAGCAGCACATCCTCGACGGCGACGTCTTCCAGCTGGTGCTGTCGAACGCGTGGACCGCACCGGCCACTGTGGATGGCCTTAGTGTCTACAAGAGACTGACGGGGATCAACCCGTCCCCGTACCACTTCTGGTACGGCGGCCCGCGGTTCGAGGCCGTCGGCGCGTCCCCTGAGCCGTGCTTGACGCTGGCCGGGGGCCGCGCGCTGATCCGGCCGCTGGCCGGCACCCGGCCCCGTGGCCTCGACGGCCGCGCCGACCGGCTCGCCGAGGACGACCTGCGCTCGTCGGTGAAGGAACTGGCCGAGCACCGGATGCTGGTCGACCTCGCCCGCAACGACCTCGGCCGGGTGTGCCGCCCGGGCAGTGTCTCGGTCTCGCGGCTGATGGCGGTGGAGCGCTACTCGCACGTGATGCACCTGACGTCCGACGTCTGGGGCGAACCGGCGGTCGAGCGGGGCACGGACGAGCTGATCCGGGCCACGTTCCCGGCGGGCACGATGACCGGCACGCCGAAGGTGCGCGCGATGGAGATCATCGAGGCACTGGAGCCGTCGCGGCGCTGGCTGTACTCCGGCGCGGTCGGCTCGTTCGGCGTGTCCCATGTGGACCTGTACCTGACGATCCGGAGCATGGTCTGGTGCGACGGCGAAATCCGCCTGCAGGCGGGCGGCGGCATCGTCCACGATTCGGACCCGGCCGAGGAGTACGCGGAATGCCTGGCGAAGCTCGGCTCGGGCGCCCGCGCGCTCGGCGTGACGGTGGAAGGGACGGCCGCGTGA
- a CDS encoding ArsR/SmtB family transcription factor, translating into MTIAEDADPMWELLMSSYRIRRPEGEPLFGRWRRGSRSAVPESGRLLMSAVPPYGYCPDFLTPAGARTIGEGVSAVLETPSPVLAADVAELAAQGTRVPPWLRRLGEGEPAELRRLGTALHDYYRECVAPDWPSVRRAVARDRRRLQSSLDRGGPQLLLSTLHPDITWTPPVLRVRFPIEQELHLAGRGLRLIPTFFAHGMPTTYKDPDLPPVLVYSISHRRFDSDAEPGPSLAALLGHTRARVLMTVAITRCNTSELAELTGISLATASQHASVLRASGLITSARSGKSQIHEITPLGLGVIRAS; encoded by the coding sequence GTGACCATCGCCGAGGACGCCGACCCGATGTGGGAACTGCTGATGAGCAGCTACCGGATCCGGCGCCCGGAAGGCGAGCCGCTGTTCGGCCGCTGGCGCCGGGGGTCACGCTCCGCAGTTCCCGAGTCCGGCCGCCTGCTCATGTCGGCGGTCCCCCCGTACGGCTACTGCCCCGACTTCCTCACCCCGGCCGGCGCCCGCACCATCGGCGAAGGCGTCTCGGCGGTGCTCGAAACGCCGTCGCCGGTGCTGGCCGCCGACGTCGCCGAGCTGGCGGCGCAGGGCACCCGCGTCCCCCCGTGGCTGCGTCGCCTCGGCGAGGGCGAACCCGCCGAACTGCGGCGCCTCGGCACGGCCCTGCACGACTACTACCGCGAGTGCGTGGCCCCGGACTGGCCGTCGGTCCGCCGAGCGGTCGCCCGCGACCGCCGCCGCCTGCAGTCCAGCCTGGACCGCGGCGGCCCGCAGCTGCTGCTCTCGACGTTGCACCCGGACATCACGTGGACCCCGCCGGTGCTGCGCGTCCGCTTCCCGATCGAGCAGGAACTGCACCTCGCCGGCCGCGGCCTGCGGCTGATCCCGACGTTCTTCGCACACGGCATGCCGACGACGTACAAGGACCCGGACCTGCCCCCGGTGCTGGTCTACTCGATCAGCCACAGACGCTTCGACAGCGACGCCGAGCCGGGCCCGTCCCTGGCGGCGCTGCTGGGGCACACGCGGGCGCGGGTGCTGATGACGGTCGCGATCACGCGGTGCAACACGAGCGAGCTGGCGGAGTTGACGGGGATTTCGCTGGCGACGGCGAGCCAGCACGCGTCGGTGCTGCGGGCGAGCGGGCTGATCACGAGCGCGCGGTCGGGGAAGTCGCAGATCCACGAGATCACGCCGCTGGGGCTGGGTGTCATCCGGGCTAGTTGA
- a CDS encoding cyclase family protein: protein MVARLVDLTHGFYDGMPSYPADWFPKFVSERSMTPETDPYGTERTFSYLHVFPHNGTHMEYRLHFFPGTEGIDEVPLETLIGRACVADLSHKGELDPVTGEDLEKTLSPVWQPGDRLLVRTDYLRHNWGRPDYWDRPPYLTPSAAEWAIDNGASLFGLDCLTERPGDAGSPVHHALLAAGIPLLEYVTNMHELTQQVVRLFALPTKVAGAEAAPARVIAMEETDD, encoded by the coding sequence GTGGTGGCCCGACTCGTCGACCTCACCCACGGCTTCTACGACGGAATGCCGTCCTACCCCGCCGACTGGTTCCCGAAGTTCGTCAGCGAGCGCTCGATGACGCCGGAAACGGACCCGTACGGCACCGAGCGCACGTTCTCGTACCTGCACGTCTTCCCGCACAACGGCACGCACATGGAGTACCGGCTGCACTTCTTCCCCGGCACCGAAGGCATCGACGAGGTGCCGCTGGAGACGCTGATCGGCCGCGCCTGCGTCGCCGACCTGTCCCACAAGGGCGAGCTGGACCCGGTGACCGGCGAGGACCTGGAGAAGACGCTTTCACCGGTGTGGCAACCGGGCGACCGGCTGCTCGTGCGCACCGACTACCTGCGGCACAACTGGGGACGGCCCGACTACTGGGACCGCCCGCCGTACCTGACGCCGTCGGCGGCGGAGTGGGCCATCGACAACGGCGCGAGCCTGTTCGGGCTCGACTGCCTCACCGAGCGGCCCGGCGACGCCGGATCGCCGGTGCACCACGCGCTGCTGGCCGCCGGGATCCCGCTGCTGGAGTACGTCACCAACATGCACGAGCTGACCCAGCAGGTCGTCCGGCTGTTCGCGCTGCCGACCAAAGTGGCCGGTGCCGAGGCCGCGCCGGCGCGGGTGATCGCGATGGAGGAGACGGATGACTGA